One window of the Candidatus Bathyarchaeota archaeon genome contains the following:
- a CDS encoding MarC family protein: protein MDGLVALGGFAEALVSLFIVIDPIGNIPLFLTLTKDMDSGERRRVFKTAVLTSIALLLILALLGRQILMFFNISLGEFMIAGGILLMIIAVKILLGGWKEEGPPESVGAVPLACPLIVGPGAVTTTIVLIGTVGFVNTLLAVVVNLSLVWLVLRFIEPINRFLGRAGSEVIARVMAILIASIAVGYVFRGLSILEKTGFF, encoded by the coding sequence TTGGACGGCCTAGTCGCTCTAGGAGGATTCGCGGAAGCCCTTGTAAGCTTATTCATAGTGATAGACCCCATAGGGAACATACCGCTCTTCTTAACGCTGACTAAGGACATGGATTCCGGTGAGAGACGGAGGGTCTTCAAGACGGCTGTTCTAACGTCTATAGCCTTGCTTCTGATACTCGCCTTGTTGGGTCGTCAAATACTCATGTTTTTCAACATTTCTCTAGGCGAGTTCATGATAGCCGGAGGGATCCTACTCATGATAATAGCGGTTAAGATCCTGCTCGGAGGCTGGAAGGAGGAAGGGCCTCCTGAAAGCGTAGGAGCTGTACCTCTGGCCTGCCCGCTTATAGTCGGACCCGGCGCCGTAACGACGACCATAGTCCTCATAGGAACCGTCGGGTTCGTCAACACTCTGCTAGCCGTCGTAGTCAACCTATCGCTTGTATGGCTTGTCTTGAGGTTTATCGAGCCTATAAACCGTTTCCTAGGGAGAGCCGGTTCAGAGGTTATCGCGAGGGTTATGGCGATCCTTATAGCCTCTATAGCCGTAGGCTATGTTTTCAGAGGACTCTCGATCTTAGAAAAGACTGGGTTCTTCTAA
- a CDS encoding adenine phosphoribosyltransferase, whose protein sequence is MNISHIQDLKFRMMTVDLLRIAKRRFTYRELSQMVGLQITVLSRYVKGHVLPSTDRAKAIWKTLNPIVGLEKELWETIKFNSDGYFDNTNIIGNSSILHLASQDALARFAGRRITKVLTAAVDGIPLATMVAQAINVNLVIAKRSKEVGVKEFVEETYVPKGTGMMVTLYIPKDSIKKNDSVLIVDDVIRTGETQRALINLVHKCKAEVTGIYALVAIGDEFERRLSIPPGCKFETVVRIVPERIKPVEVRRTQSFLRSRVL, encoded by the coding sequence ATGAATATAAGCCATATTCAAGACCTAAAGTTCAGGATGATGACTGTGGACCTGCTCAGGATAGCTAAGCGCCGGTTCACATATAGGGAGCTATCCCAGATGGTGGGTCTGCAGATAACCGTCCTGAGCCGTTATGTGAAGGGTCATGTCTTGCCGAGTACGGACCGGGCTAAAGCCATATGGAAGACCCTCAACCCGATAGTGGGGTTGGAGAAGGAGCTGTGGGAGACGATAAAGTTCAACAGCGACGGGTACTTCGACAACACTAACATAATCGGGAACAGCTCTATACTTCACCTGGCGTCTCAAGACGCCTTAGCTAGGTTCGCGGGTAGGAGGATTACCAAAGTCTTAACGGCTGCGGTCGACGGTATCCCGTTGGCTACGATGGTTGCACAAGCTATAAACGTAAACCTAGTCATAGCCAAGAGGAGCAAGGAAGTAGGTGTCAAGGAGTTTGTCGAGGAGACCTATGTGCCTAAGGGCACCGGTATGATGGTGACCCTGTATATACCTAAGGATTCGATAAAGAAGAATGATAGCGTTTTGATAGTAGACGACGTGATAAGAACAGGGGAAACCCAGAGGGCGCTCATAAATCTAGTCCATAAATGCAAGGCTGAGGTCACGGGGATCTACGCCCTCGTCGCCATAGGTGACGAGTTTGAGAGGAGGTTGAGCATACCACCGGGATGCAAGTTCGAAACGGTTGTGAGGATAGTTCCAGAGAGGATCAAGCCGGTAGAGGTTAGAAGAACCCAGTCTTTTCTAAGATCGAGAGTCCTCTGA
- a CDS encoding glycosyltransferase, protein MGLLLSIVVPTLNEEKYLPRLLRSLMMQSPKDVYEVIVVDGCSVDRTVEIARRFGAEVLVRPSNIAEARNIGALHAKGRFILFLDADTVVPRGFIDGVIEMIKKGVKCMVFRPEPLERSSFLFARIGYTLGWILCRLRLTNPCYMGLAVDKTVFRRLGGFDRRLVYGEDLDFLWRVSRIVKVHYPKYITVYNSTRRWLSDGKLRFSEVLRMALRVLEYILFHRSGVEYPVFR, encoded by the coding sequence ATGGGGCTTCTGCTTTCGATAGTCGTGCCGACCTTAAACGAGGAGAAGTATCTACCCAGGCTTTTAAGGTCTCTTATGATGCAGTCTCCTAAGGATGTCTATGAGGTTATAGTGGTCGACGGCTGTAGCGTGGATAGGACCGTAGAGATCGCCAGACGCTTCGGAGCCGAGGTTCTGGTCAGGCCTTCTAACATAGCCGAGGCTAGGAACATAGGGGCCTTACATGCCAAAGGTCGTTTTATCCTTTTTCTAGACGCCGATACGGTGGTGCCTAGAGGATTTATAGACGGCGTCATAGAGATGATTAAAAAGGGCGTTAAATGTATGGTTTTCCGTCCTGAGCCTCTGGAACGAAGTAGTTTTTTGTTTGCGAGAATAGGCTATACGTTAGGATGGATTTTATGTAGGCTACGGCTTACTAATCCGTGTTACATGGGTCTAGCCGTGGATAAGACCGTTTTCAGAAGGCTCGGGGGGTTCGATCGAAGGCTCGTCTATGGTGAAGATTTGGATTTTCTATGGAGAGTTTCTAGGATCGTGAAAGTGCATTATCCTAAGTACATAACGGTGTATAACAGTACTAGAAGGTGGCTTTCCGATGGAAAACTACGATTTTCCGAGGTCTTGAGGATGGCTCTCAGGGTGCTGGAGTACATCCTGTTCCATAGGAGCGGTGTAGAATACCCGGTTTTCAGATAA
- a CDS encoding radical SAM protein yields MNSLRLRTAYRALKSYLRFKLGKPKLGYVVYCCTARCNLRCVFCSWWRRRMKELGTEDALKVIRRLADFGIVAIDFSGGEPTLRKDLEILAGEARDYGVYTVLSTNGTLITEDKAMRLSRRFDLVNVSLDGFEPTHDSTRGVPGTYKRVIRALNALKKTGVKTGIDLTIYSSNIDEIIPLFKSLLGLVDFVSFQPVMPYPAPKKLKPSSEKVERLVEELLELKRENPAYVAPTEYYIKTVESYFRDEMAKICDAGVLYAMVDPDGTLLACNAVRDSVIGNIVETPLEELWTSEARVKALKALDKCRGCLSQCTTLISMSYRSLSSDLVRGVLRYV; encoded by the coding sequence ATGAATAGTTTAAGGTTAAGGACAGCGTATCGGGCGTTAAAGTCCTACCTCAGGTTCAAGCTTGGAAAGCCTAAGTTGGGTTATGTAGTCTACTGCTGTACGGCCCGCTGCAACCTCAGATGCGTCTTCTGTAGCTGGTGGAGGCGACGTATGAAGGAGCTGGGGACCGAGGATGCTCTTAAAGTGATACGTCGGCTAGCGGATTTCGGGATCGTAGCCATCGACTTCTCAGGTGGAGAACCAACTCTCAGGAAGGACCTTGAGATTCTAGCGGGGGAGGCTAGAGACTACGGCGTATATACGGTACTGAGTACAAACGGCACGCTGATAACGGAGGATAAAGCTATGCGGTTAAGCCGTAGATTCGACTTGGTGAACGTATCGCTAGATGGGTTTGAACCTACTCACGATTCGACTAGAGGTGTTCCGGGAACCTACAAAAGAGTCATACGGGCTTTAAACGCGTTGAAGAAGACGGGTGTGAAGACGGGGATAGACCTTACCATATACTCGTCCAACATAGACGAGATAATCCCACTTTTTAAGAGCCTTTTAGGGCTCGTAGATTTCGTATCATTCCAACCTGTCATGCCTTATCCTGCTCCTAAGAAGCTTAAGCCCAGCTCCGAAAAGGTCGAACGTCTAGTTGAAGAGCTTTTAGAGCTTAAACGGGAAAACCCGGCTTATGTAGCCCCCACGGAGTACTACATCAAGACTGTTGAAAGCTACTTCAGAGACGAGATGGCTAAGATATGCGACGCAGGTGTCCTATACGCCATGGTCGACCCAGACGGCACGCTACTGGCATGTAACGCCGTAAGAGACAGTGTTATAGGAAACATAGTCGAAACTCCGTTGGAGGAGCTTTGGACGAGCGAGGCTAGGGTTAAAGCCCTCAAGGCCTTAGATAAGTGTAGAGGGTGTCTATCTCAGTGTACAACTCTCATATCGATGAGCTATAGAAGTCTCTCCTCAGACCTGGTCAGAGGGGTTCTTAGATATGTCTAA
- a CDS encoding TatD family hydrolase, producing the protein MRLVDSHAHLDEFDDLKPVISRAKRVGVVAIVAVGASLETNIKTLSIAEEYPGYVYPALGAHPWNISSKPETVEENFRLMERRVDDVVAIGEVGLDFWIKADKELQVKVFRRVAEFAKKNRKPLLIHSRGAWAEAFEIVESVGVEDAVFHWYSGPEEVLENILDAGYYISATPAAQYSRYHIKAVKMAPLDRMLLETDCPVVYRGVKSDPSFIVRTLEAVSAIKKVPAEEVAEKTTQNAIKLLKLPL; encoded by the coding sequence ATGAGGCTTGTCGATAGTCACGCCCATTTAGACGAGTTCGACGATTTAAAACCCGTTATAAGCAGAGCTAAACGGGTTGGCGTAGTCGCTATCGTGGCTGTGGGGGCTTCTCTCGAAACGAACATAAAGACTTTGTCTATAGCTGAGGAGTATCCAGGGTACGTTTATCCCGCCCTAGGGGCTCATCCATGGAACATATCTTCAAAACCTGAGACGGTGGAGGAGAACTTCAGACTCATGGAGAGACGGGTAGACGATGTAGTCGCTATCGGCGAAGTCGGGTTGGATTTCTGGATCAAAGCCGATAAGGAGCTTCAGGTTAAAGTTTTCAGAAGGGTTGCAGAGTTCGCTAAGAAGAACCGTAAACCCCTTCTGATCCATTCTAGAGGTGCCTGGGCTGAGGCGTTTGAGATAGTCGAATCCGTCGGTGTAGAGGATGCGGTCTTCCACTGGTACAGCGGTCCTGAAGAGGTGTTGGAGAATATCTTAGACGCGGGTTACTATATATCCGCGACCCCAGCGGCTCAGTACAGCCGCTACCATATAAAAGCGGTCAAGATGGCGCCTTTGGATAGGATGCTCCTCGAGACCGACTGCCCCGTAGTATACCGGGGCGTCAAATCGGATCCATCGTTCATAGTTAGAACCCTCGAGGCGGTATCTGCGATCAAAAAGGTACCTGCGGAAGAGGTCGCCGAGAAGACTACTCAGAACGCTATTAAGTTACTTAAACTACCACTATAG